A genomic segment from Brienomyrus brachyistius isolate T26 chromosome 9, BBRACH_0.4, whole genome shotgun sequence encodes:
- the fam131bb gene encoding uncharacterized protein fam131bb isoform X8, whose protein sequence is MSHILKGQDVTSVPHFLSGGRSSSTEGWGTGVTRSMKDKVTKPTAMAQGRVAHMIEWQSWGMQTIGAGGSAGRTHLNRERERERKLENDAYSDLSDGEKEARFAAGVMQQFAISEATLLAWTSMDGESLSAGSNQGSVAHLSEVNQESITSRDQILHHSSAEVWPHTYVSQGLYCLSSSDAWEPISNEPSGVASPAAGSYVMAAGPEGYEGSTAHYLTHQQQQQFNLQQSQLQQIQQLQQIQHYQQQQLLQYQQQQSLEHRLHSATHSLQATPNSTIHSLAPPSHPPLVDLWGAGQIEAYQGEVGGYVGVSAGEGGLAVTGVEESTTENEPLLEQQEEEEIKLIPSIHPSIHPSIHPSIFCTSLALIWLNFSQMCHTVYECVQQQGRKMIMIGSKCTWTTHTITALVNFRLTFRKHTR, encoded by the exons ATGTCTCACATACTGAAAGGGCAGGATGTGACCTCCGTCCCCCATTTTCTAAG CGGCGGACGGAGTTCCAGTACAGAAGGATGGGGAACAG GTGTGACGCGTTCCATGAAGGACAAAGTGACCAAGCCCACTGCCATGGCACAGGGTCGTGTCGCCCACATGATCGAATGGCAGAGCTGGGGCATGCAGACCATCGGGGCGGGGGGGAGCGCCGGCCGCACCCACCTGAACCGGGAGCGAGAGCGCGAGAGGAAGCTGGAGAATGACGCCTATAGTGACCTGAGCGATGGCGAGAAGGAGGCTCGTTTTGCAGCCG GAGTGATGCAGCAGTTTGCCATCTCAGAAGCTACCCTACTGGCTTGGACCTCCATGGACGGGGAGAGCTTAAGTGCCGGTTCCAACCAGGGCAGTGTAGCTCACCTCAGCGAGGTCAACCAGGAGAGCATCACCAGCAGAG ACCAGATCCTTCACCACTCCTCTGCCGAGGTCTGGCCGCACACGTACGTCTCGCAAGGTCTCTACTGTCTCTCCTCCTCTGACGCCTGGGAGCCGATTAGCAACGAGCCGTCAGGAGTGGCCTCCCCGGCTGCTGGCTCTTACGTCATGGCGGCTGGACCCGAAGGGTACGAGGGCAGCACTGCGCACTATCTGACAcatcagcaacagcagcagttcAACTTACAGCAGAGCCAATTGCAGCAAATACAGCAGCTGCAGCAAATACAGCACTACCAGCAACAGCAACTGCTGCAGTATCAGCAACAACAG TCCCTGGAACACAGGCTACACAGCGCTACACACTCCCTGCAAGCCACACCCAACAGCACCATCCATAGTCTGGCTccgccctcccaccccccattgGTCGACTTGTGGGGAGCAGGGCAGATTGAGGCCTATCAGGGCGAAGTTGGCGGGTATGTGGGTGTgtcagcaggcgaagggggttTGGCAGTGACTGGAGTCGAAGAGAGTACAACAGAGAACGAACCACTACTAGAGCaacaggaagaggaggagatcAAG ctcatcccatccatccatccatccatccatccatccatccatccatccattttctgtaccagcTTGGCACTCATTTGGCTGAATTTTTCCCAAATGTGCCACACTGTCTATGAGTGTGTCCAACAGCAGGGAcgaaaaatgattatgattggctcAAAGTGCACATGGACAACTCACACAATAACAGCACTAGTAAACTTTAGACTTACTTTTAGAAAACATACTAGATAA
- the zyx gene encoding zyxin isoform X1, which translates to MIKKMSDSSDSKPFVATSSITFKVTTPSFYNQPKKFASVAPPRPKSQTSQPQPAASNLIPASTAVIGRVGELPPPPPPVCDDFPPPPPPLDDADLPVPPPECQITPPAYEAPPPAFPAPPSPPPEDFPIPSAPEDISSQTYTPPPPPPPPPPPLPPPSSSNHNNSQRLMEKQTSFDRQLDSLTDLLSEMETRGPFNPKLPTQAPVASAPKPSGPPATAPKPLSFLPPPELQDRPPPAPWAEELKARTTNRQANQGSASTHSQPPPANKTPTVTPKTGFLTNQGTSNNKSPAFGSKGGVTAPSTVTKAPNSITPSFALKPAPSNSFPPPPVNQNVPKRAVSPVFNHSKTSPAASHENVSAPTVASQSKPISSASPPCAQSAGPPASKPAQPAGSGSGSGSGSGLGMPLSMREVEELEKMTQDFIKNMDAHAPVITSAPTEVCGKCRQALSRSQPAVRAMDKLFHSDCFCCMSCQRPLQGLQFYDRDGQPQCEDCFVNSLPMCARCGEHVTDRVLKAVGQSFHAHCFRCSTCDCSLEGAPFITDDDSRPYCVSDYHRRFSPVCVSCKEPIVPDPGSEETVRVVALDKNFHLKCYRCEDCARPLSIEADADGCYPLDGRILCMKCHTHRVKQAAH; encoded by the exons ATG ATTAAGAAAATGTCTGACTCCAGTGACAGCAAGCCGTTTGTGGCGACTTCCTCCATAACCTTCAAAGTTACCACTCCTTCCTTTTATAACCAACCAAAAAAGTTTGCTTCTGTGGCTCCGCCTCGGCCCAAAAGTCAGACTAGCCAACCACAACCTGCGGCCTCTAACCTAATACCTGCCAGCACAGCCGTTATTGGTCGCGTGGGGGAGCTTCCTCCGCCTCCGCCTCCTGTCTGTGATG ACttcccaccccctcctcccccattgGATGATGCTGATCTACCAGTCCCGCCCCCTGAATGCCAAATCACACCCCCTGCTTATgaggcccctccccctgccttccctgctCCTCCCTCTCCGCCTCCAGAAGACTTTCCTATTCCATCAGCACCTGAGGACATCTCCTCACAAACGTAtacccctcctcctccccctccgcCTCCTCCGCCTCCCCTGCCACCTCCTTCCAGCAGTAACCATAATAACTCTCAG AGGCTCATGGAGAAGCAGACTAGCTTTGACAGGCAGCTGGATTCCCTAACTGATCTGTTGTCTGAGATGGAAACCAGAGGGCCTTTTAACCCCAAG TTACCTACTCAAGCTCCAGTAGCATCTGCACCCAAACCATCTGGCCCACCGGCCACTGCCCCAAAACCGCTTTCCTTCCTGCCTCCCCCTGAGCTTCAGGACCGCCCACCCCCCGCTCCATGGGCTGAAGAGCTCAAAGCAAGGACGACGAACAGACAAGCCAATCAGGGCTCTGCCTCCACCCATAGTCAGCCTCCACCAGCCAATAAGACTCCGACGGTGACCCCCAAGACAGGCTTTCTCACCAATCAAGGCACATCCAACAACAAGAGCCCGGCTTTCGGCTCCAAGGGGGGCGTCACCGCTCCCTCTACCGTCACAAAAGCCCCAAATTCTATCACACCCTCCTTTGCTCTGAAACCTGCCCCATCTAATTCATTCCCTCCTCCCCCTGTTAATCAAAATGTACCCAAGCGGGCCGTTTCGCCAGTTTTCAACCACTCGAAGACCTCCCCAGCTGCTAGTCATGAAAATGTGAGCGCCCCCACTGTGGCTTCACAGTCTAAACCGATCTCTTCAGCATCTCCTCCATGCGCCCAATCTGCGGGGCCTCCAGCCTCCAAG CCTGCCCAGCCCGCTGGTTCTGGTTCCGGTTCTGGTTCCGGATCCGGTTTGGGAATGCCCCTTTCCATGAGAGAAGTGGAGGAGCTAGAGAAAATGACTCAGGACTTCATCAAGAACATGGACGCACACGCCCCTGTCATCACCTCAGCTCCCACAG AGGTGTGTGGGAAGTGTAGGCAGGCCCTCTCCCGCTCCCAGCCCGCCGTTCGTGCCATGGACAAGCTCTTTCACTCCGACTGCTTCTGCTGCATGTCCTGCCAGCGACCCCTGCAGGGCTTGCAGTTCTATGACAGAGATGGACAACCACAGTGCGAGGACTGCTTTGTG AACTCCCTGCCAATGTGCGCACGCTGCGGCGAGCACGTCACCGACCGCGTGCTCAAGGCTGTCGGCCAGAGTTTCCACGCACATTGCTTCCGCTGTAGTACTTGCGACTGCAGCCTGGAGGGAGCGCCCTTCATCACTGATGACGACAGCCGACCCTACTGCGTTTCTGACTACCACCG TCGCTTCTCGCCGGTCTGCGTGAGCTGTAAGGAGCCCATCGTGCCTGATCCCGGTAGTGAGGAGACCGTCCGGGTGGTGGCTCTCGACAAGAACTTCCACCTGAAGTGCTACAGATGCGAG GACTGCGCACGCCCCCTGTCTATAGAGGCAGATGCTGATGGCTGCTACCCATTGGACGGTAGAATCCTCTGCATGAAGTGCCACACCCACCGTGTCAAGCAGGCCGCGCATTGA
- the zyx gene encoding zyxin isoform X2: protein MSDSSDSKPFVATSSITFKVTTPSFYNQPKKFASVAPPRPKSQTSQPQPAASNLIPASTAVIGRVGELPPPPPPVCDDFPPPPPPLDDADLPVPPPECQITPPAYEAPPPAFPAPPSPPPEDFPIPSAPEDISSQTYTPPPPPPPPPPPLPPPSSSNHNNSQRLMEKQTSFDRQLDSLTDLLSEMETRGPFNPKLPTQAPVASAPKPSGPPATAPKPLSFLPPPELQDRPPPAPWAEELKARTTNRQANQGSASTHSQPPPANKTPTVTPKTGFLTNQGTSNNKSPAFGSKGGVTAPSTVTKAPNSITPSFALKPAPSNSFPPPPVNQNVPKRAVSPVFNHSKTSPAASHENVSAPTVASQSKPISSASPPCAQSAGPPASKPAQPAGSGSGSGSGSGLGMPLSMREVEELEKMTQDFIKNMDAHAPVITSAPTEVCGKCRQALSRSQPAVRAMDKLFHSDCFCCMSCQRPLQGLQFYDRDGQPQCEDCFVNSLPMCARCGEHVTDRVLKAVGQSFHAHCFRCSTCDCSLEGAPFITDDDSRPYCVSDYHRRFSPVCVSCKEPIVPDPGSEETVRVVALDKNFHLKCYRCEDCARPLSIEADADGCYPLDGRILCMKCHTHRVKQAAH from the exons ATGTCTGACTCCAGTGACAGCAAGCCGTTTGTGGCGACTTCCTCCATAACCTTCAAAGTTACCACTCCTTCCTTTTATAACCAACCAAAAAAGTTTGCTTCTGTGGCTCCGCCTCGGCCCAAAAGTCAGACTAGCCAACCACAACCTGCGGCCTCTAACCTAATACCTGCCAGCACAGCCGTTATTGGTCGCGTGGGGGAGCTTCCTCCGCCTCCGCCTCCTGTCTGTGATG ACttcccaccccctcctcccccattgGATGATGCTGATCTACCAGTCCCGCCCCCTGAATGCCAAATCACACCCCCTGCTTATgaggcccctccccctgccttccctgctCCTCCCTCTCCGCCTCCAGAAGACTTTCCTATTCCATCAGCACCTGAGGACATCTCCTCACAAACGTAtacccctcctcctccccctccgcCTCCTCCGCCTCCCCTGCCACCTCCTTCCAGCAGTAACCATAATAACTCTCAG AGGCTCATGGAGAAGCAGACTAGCTTTGACAGGCAGCTGGATTCCCTAACTGATCTGTTGTCTGAGATGGAAACCAGAGGGCCTTTTAACCCCAAG TTACCTACTCAAGCTCCAGTAGCATCTGCACCCAAACCATCTGGCCCACCGGCCACTGCCCCAAAACCGCTTTCCTTCCTGCCTCCCCCTGAGCTTCAGGACCGCCCACCCCCCGCTCCATGGGCTGAAGAGCTCAAAGCAAGGACGACGAACAGACAAGCCAATCAGGGCTCTGCCTCCACCCATAGTCAGCCTCCACCAGCCAATAAGACTCCGACGGTGACCCCCAAGACAGGCTTTCTCACCAATCAAGGCACATCCAACAACAAGAGCCCGGCTTTCGGCTCCAAGGGGGGCGTCACCGCTCCCTCTACCGTCACAAAAGCCCCAAATTCTATCACACCCTCCTTTGCTCTGAAACCTGCCCCATCTAATTCATTCCCTCCTCCCCCTGTTAATCAAAATGTACCCAAGCGGGCCGTTTCGCCAGTTTTCAACCACTCGAAGACCTCCCCAGCTGCTAGTCATGAAAATGTGAGCGCCCCCACTGTGGCTTCACAGTCTAAACCGATCTCTTCAGCATCTCCTCCATGCGCCCAATCTGCGGGGCCTCCAGCCTCCAAG CCTGCCCAGCCCGCTGGTTCTGGTTCCGGTTCTGGTTCCGGATCCGGTTTGGGAATGCCCCTTTCCATGAGAGAAGTGGAGGAGCTAGAGAAAATGACTCAGGACTTCATCAAGAACATGGACGCACACGCCCCTGTCATCACCTCAGCTCCCACAG AGGTGTGTGGGAAGTGTAGGCAGGCCCTCTCCCGCTCCCAGCCCGCCGTTCGTGCCATGGACAAGCTCTTTCACTCCGACTGCTTCTGCTGCATGTCCTGCCAGCGACCCCTGCAGGGCTTGCAGTTCTATGACAGAGATGGACAACCACAGTGCGAGGACTGCTTTGTG AACTCCCTGCCAATGTGCGCACGCTGCGGCGAGCACGTCACCGACCGCGTGCTCAAGGCTGTCGGCCAGAGTTTCCACGCACATTGCTTCCGCTGTAGTACTTGCGACTGCAGCCTGGAGGGAGCGCCCTTCATCACTGATGACGACAGCCGACCCTACTGCGTTTCTGACTACCACCG TCGCTTCTCGCCGGTCTGCGTGAGCTGTAAGGAGCCCATCGTGCCTGATCCCGGTAGTGAGGAGACCGTCCGGGTGGTGGCTCTCGACAAGAACTTCCACCTGAAGTGCTACAGATGCGAG GACTGCGCACGCCCCCTGTCTATAGAGGCAGATGCTGATGGCTGCTACCCATTGGACGGTAGAATCCTCTGCATGAAGTGCCACACCCACCGTGTCAAGCAGGCCGCGCATTGA